gatttcaaaactatgaaataacacacatggacttcagtaatccatatgtaacgacaacaaaaaacagtcagttgttattttaagacacgaaggtcaggtgttctggaatagttcttgcaagaacagtattgtcaagtgcatttgcaaaacccatcaagcaccatgatgaaactggctcacatgaagaccatcccagtaaagcaagaccagaactgacctctgctgcagaggagaagttcatttagagttaccagcctcagaaatcacttCAATTatcagcacctcagattagaggcgttatgaaggctttacagagcatcagtagcagacatatctcaatatcaactgttcaaaggacattattgtggatttcggccgccttcagcattgttttacaatgtagaaagaaataaacatcaggaaagaccatggaattagaaggagtgtccaaacttttgactggtagtgtacactaactctttatagattTCTAGAACattattatatgtttataacgaactataaacattttattaacatGTTTATATATACTATGTGCTAGCGTTAATGTCGGTAGCTAACTAGCCCGAAAAGGTTTCCTCTGTCAGAGAGAAATGCTCGCTCAGCACTTCAGCTTCATGACTAACAGATGCAGAATCAAACACATCAAaggggcatgtgtgtgtgtgtgtgtgtgtgtgtgtgtgtgcatgcaacaCCTTTGCAAAGCTATTGTTTCTactaaggtgtgtgtgtgttccacacTTCAGAATGTcaacccacacaccacacacacatgtacacacacacacatgtggagacacacatgcacacacacactacacacacacacacacactcacaccacacacagacacacacaattgaCCTATAATCTTAATTATGTAATGCATAAATGTAGAGGAAATTTGATGACAGTGTGTCTagacattctgtctgtctgtctgacctttttgtctctgtctcactctcagtagaGAATggggtgtgtacagtgtaagGATAAGGATGAGCCGAAGCTAGCAGAAGGTGATGGCTCTATGACATTCCCGACTGGACACGGTCACTTTGATTCTGCTCATCATCTCAGCCCCGCCTTCGGAGCAGCGTCCATCCCAAACTACAACAACTTCACAACATCCGGATCTTCACTCTCTGTGTTCGGGGGagccaacatacacacacagacacacaccggAGTCCTACACACACAACGAGCTgcaggtacatacacacacacatacacacacacacagacacacgccggagtcctacacacacaacgagctgcaggtacacacacacatacacacacacacagacacacaccggAGTCCTACACACAACgagctgcaggtacacacacatacacacacacacagacacacaccagagTCCTACACACAACgagctgcaggtacacacacatacacacacatacacacacacacacagacacacaccagagTCCTACACACAACgagctgcaggtacacacacatacacaaacacatacacatacacacacacatacatacacacacagacacacaccagagTCCTACACACAACgagctacaggtacacacacatacacacacatacacacacacacagacacacaccagagTCCTACACACAACgagctgcaggtacacacacatacacacacatacacacacacagacacacaccagagTCCTACACACAACgagctgcaggtacacacacatacacacacatacacacacacacagacacacaccagagTCCTACACACAACgagctgcaggtacacacacatacacacacatacacagacacacacacacatacacacacacacacacacacatacacatacacacatacacatacacacatacacacacacacagacacacaccggAGTCCTACACACACAACGAGCTGCAggtacacgcacatacacacacatacacacacacacacagacacacaccggAGTCCTACACACAACgagctgcaggtacacacacatacacacacatacacacacacacagacacacaccggAGTCCTACACACAACgagctgcaggtacacacacatacacacatacatacacacacacacacacacacacacacacatacacaaacacatacacacacacacacatacacaaacacatacacacacacacatacacaaacacatacacaaacacacacacacatacacacacacatacacacaaacacacacatatacacacacacacatacacaaacacatacacacatacacacacatacatacacacacacacacacacacacatacacacacacatatacacacacacatatacacacacacacacagacacaccccggagtcctacacacacaacgagctgcaggtacacacacacatacacacacaagtagagGAATATGCATCAATTCTGACTCCTCAAGAAGATTTTAGATAATAAATTATATGTTTAATATTCTTCTCACTCTTCTccctttttcactctctctttctctccctccctcactccccctctttctccccccctctctctcccctgcttctctctctctctctctctctctctctctctcttctatccctctccctccctcactcccccctctttctttccctcactcccccccctctctctctctccctctccctccctcactccccccccctctctctctccctctccctccctcactcccccctctttctttccctcactctcccccctccctctctctctctctctctctcccttcctcactCCCCCATCTTTCTTTCCCCCATTCccccctccctttctccctcccccaccctctctctttctttctttctttctctctctctctctctctctctctctctctcaggagtcACTCTGTTTGTAGCTCTGTATGATTATGAGGCTCGGGCTGAAGATGATCTTACTTTTAGGAAAGGGGAGAAGTTTCAGATCATTAACAACACGtaagtacgtgtgtgtgtgtgtgtgtgtgtgtgtgtgtgaatactgaaacaggaagtgcagtGTACATACACTCTCTACAATAAAATGCTTTGACATTTTTGAGAAGTGAACATTGTGATTGATCAGTGGGTTTGAACTAAACCACATGCTAGCACGCTAATCACTGCAGCAGCTAGCAGGTCTTCCGGTAATCATCATCTAATCAGAAGCATCTCTGATGATTCTAGAATCTTCCAGTGAAATACTGAAGAGTTTAGTCTTAACTCCGAAACGCCTGAAAGGATTATTCTAGAACCTTTCACTGAGGATATTAGCATCACACTGACAAGTCTAGTCTCTGCTTCTTCTCTGTGAAAGCTCTAAAGACTGAACACTAAAGACTGAACACACCGTACAgtaccacaacactaacactatctgtctgtctgtctgttcctctgtctgtctctcgttctgtctttctgtctgtttgtctgttggtctctgtgtttctctgtctgcttttctgtctctctctttctctgtgtttgtctttctctctttctgtctctctctctctctctctctctctctctctctctgtctttctgtctctgtgtttctctgtctgtctgtctctgtgtttctctgtctgtctgtctctgtgtttctctgtctgtcgctcttcctttttctctctgtgtttgtctctgtctgtctctctgtctgtctgtctctctgtctgtctgtgtgtctgtctctctttgtgtttatctgtctgtctctctttgtgtttctctgtctgtctgtctctgtgtttttctgtctgtctgtctgtctgtctgtctctctttgtgtttatctatctgtctctctttgtgtttctctgtctatctgtctccctctgttactttgtgtttctttgtctgtctgtctgtatctgtgtttctctgtctgtttctctgtctctctgtccgtctgtctgtctgtccctctctgtgtttctctgtctgtctgtctgcctgtctctgtttctttgcctgtctgtctgcctgcgtctctgtttctctgtctgtctgtttgtctctctctctttctctgtctctccttctgtgtttctctgtctgtgtctttgtttatatttttgtctgtttctctctctctctctctctctctctctctctctctctatctgtctgtctgtctgtctgtctgtctgtctgtctcattttcctgtctgtctctctcccagtGAGGGTGACTGGTGGGAAGCGCGCTCTCTCACTACAGGAGGAAGCGGTTACATTCCCAGTAATTACGTCGCTCCAGTTGACTCCATCCAGGCTgaggagtgagtatgtgtgtgtgtgtgtgtgtgtgtgtgtgcctgtgtcacTGTCGTATTGCCAGACTAGCCAGCTGTGTTGATTCCGTTGCCATAGCGACAGGGTGGAGGGCTAGCTGTGATATCAGTGTGGAGATATGAGTCGTGGTCATAGACTCGGATCAGATATTAGCATTTCTGCTCGCGTATTTAGCATTTACACTATACTAAACAGTCATTATATTCAAGGGGAGTGATGTCATATATATCCTCACACTGATTCTAATATTTAGCCGATTATatctttattacatttttcattgtgtcagtgtttttagtAACGTGTTTGTGCATGATAATATTTAGACCTTCACCCTGACCTTACTGTACAGTTTATATGGTGTAGAAGTAGGGTCTCGATCAGCAACAACAATCACGTGTGTGTCTAGGTGGTATTTCGGTAAACTGGGTCGGAAGGATGCAGAGAGGCAGCTCCTTTCTCCAGGAAACCAGCGAGGCTCGTACCTCATCCGGGAGAGTGAGACCACCAAAGGTGAGGTCACATGACCACCTGAATACAGCTCTGCATCACTCATGGGAAAAACTTTAACCCTATACAGCTGCAGtactgttacagtgtgtgtgtgtgtgtgtttgtgtgtgtgtgtgtgtgtgtataggtgcgttctctctgtctatccgAGACTGGGATGAGGTTAAAGCTGACCATGTAAAGCATTATAAGATCCGTAAGCTGGACAGTGGGGGTTATTACATCACCACACGCTCACAGTTCCAAACGCTACAGCAACTCGTCCAGCACTATTCAGGTACAGCACACAAcatatactctattacactctaGTAAACTATAATacactctattaaactataatatactctattacactctattacactctataacactctaatacactctattacactctaCTAAACTATAATACACTTTATTATACTCTATTAAACTCtattacactttattacactattaTATTCTATACTCTATTACGCTCTATACTTTATTATACTCTATTTATACTTTATGCTCTAATGTACTCTATTACACTCTACTAAACTATAATACAAGCTATTATACTCTATTAAACTctgttacattttattatactctaatacactctattacactctattatactctattAAACTctgttacattttattatactctaatacactctattacactctattatactctattAAACTCTGCTACATTttattatactctaatacactctattacactctattatactctattAAACTCTGCTACATTTcattatactctaatacactctattatactctattAAACTctgttacattttattatactctaatacactctattacactctattatactctattAAACTCTGCTACATTttattatactctaatacactctattacactctattatactctattAAACTCTGCTACATTttattatactctaatacactctattatactctattAAACTctgttacattttattatactctaatacactctattacactctattatactctataCTTTATTATATTCTATTTATACCTTATGCTCTAatgtactctattatactctattacactcaatactctgttacactctattatactcttatactctattatactatatactctgttatactctatactctattatactttacactctattatactccattatactctattatactctattatactctattatactctatactctattatactccattatactctatactctattatactttattatacTCTGTATGCTATTATACTCTATAATCTATTATACTCTATTATATgctatactctattatactctattacactctatattctgttatactctattatactctatattcttttacactctgtacagtacagtttgtgtgtgtatatgtgcatgtatgtatgtgtgtgtgtgtttgtgagctgACAATGCGCTTCCTGCTTCAGAGCGTGCAGCAGGTCTGTGTTTCCGATTGGTTTCCCCGTGTCACAAAGGGATGCCCCGCCTCACTGACCTGTCAATGAAAACCAAAGACGTGTGGGAGATCCCGCGTGAATCCCTGCAGCTCATAAAGCGATTGGGCAACGGCCAGTTCGGGGAGGTCTGGATGGGTATGACCCTGCCCACCGTGCCTAACAGCCAGTCACATAGAGAGACGGAAGACCGCCTCCTCGAGTCTGCTAGTGGAAGATGATTGTAACAGTGAATAGTGTGCTAGCATGCTAAGGCGGTTAGCTGTAGGGTGAAGGAGCGTGGGGGTGGCTTGCTCGCTTAGCGTGTTTTCCGTCTCTCTGCCTGCATGTTTCCCTCCTCATAGATCATTAACATCGCCTCCCCTCACCCTTCTCACCCCCCCCTTCCCATAGTGCATGCGGATGGTCTGTGCTATCATTtaagcggtgtgtgtgtgagctacaCACCAGAAACGGTGGGTCTTACACATGACACCTGGGAAATTGCTCGTGAGACTCTACAGCTGGACGTCAAGCTTGGAGCGGGATGTTTTGCTGATGTCTGGTGTGGTAAGATCAACTCAATTCATTAAGAATTTAAATAGCTGGTTCGCTAATAAACAGCGATGTGGTAAAACTTATGCAGTCGTGTACAGAAGTGTGTTCCTATTCCATCAGCTTCCATCAGAGTCTTTACTGTAGACATCTTACACCAGTTTGATCTTTTGTTAGCGTTTACAGTAAACGTACTGCTCCACACGTATCATCAGTTTGTATGATAGAACATTTTAGAACTATCGCTAACCTTCAGTACTACAGGTGAGCTTTTTGGGAGCTGATGGAATAGAACCAGTTCttcttctatactctgtgggtTTACATTCACATCAACATGTCAGTGTAATCTGTATGAATTTCCACAGCACTGTTTATTAATGATCATACTATAAACGTTGTTCACGTTCCTGATGGATGGTTCTGAGTGGTGAGTATGATGCTAGGTAAAGAAACTCCACTTCAAAGATGTGTTTCCATCCAAAAAGCTCACTGATAGCTAATGTTACCATTTTTTCTCCAGGTAAACACTCGCACATAGTCATAAACaaactcctggctggctcgccaTTTTGGAAGGATCTGTTTAAATGCGGCTGGTTTTTGGAGGTGTTTAGTGACGTTTGCTAATATTCTTCATTAATAAGTCATTGTTTTGGATCAAGGGGCACCATGGTGGCtaagtggttagcactgttgcctcacagcaagaaggtcctgggttcaaatcccagggtCGAACAGGACAGGGGTTTGTGTGCTGgtataggctccagcagaccccctgTGACGCTAGTTAGGAATGAAGCTAGAAAATGGATGTTTTGGATCATAATTTAgataaatgtttagaattttgttttctgctgtcagacaca
This DNA window, taken from Hemibagrus wyckioides isolate EC202008001 linkage group LG06, SWU_Hwy_1.0, whole genome shotgun sequence, encodes the following:
- the fynb gene encoding tyrosine-protein kinase fynb isoform X1, translating into MGCVQCKDKDEPKLAEGDGSMTFPTGHGHFDSAHHLSPAFGAASIPNYNNFTTSGSSLSVFGGANIHTQTHTGVLHTQRAAGVTLFVALYDYEARAEDDLTFRKGEKFQIINNTEGDWWEARSLTTGGSGYIPSNYVAPVDSIQAEEWYFGKLGRKDAERQLLSPGNQRGSYLIRESETTKGAFSLSIRDWDEVKADHVKHYKIRKLDSGGYYITTRSQFQTLQQLVQHYSERAAGLCFRLVSPCHKGMPRLTDLSMKTKDVWEIPRESLQLIKRLGNGQFGEVWMGTWNGNTKVAVKTLKPGTMSPESFLEEAQIMKNLRHDKLVQLYAVVSEEPIYIVTEYMSKGSLLEFLKGAEGQVLKLPNLVDMAAQVAGGMAYIERMNYIHRDLRAANILVGENLVCKIADFGLARLIEDNEYTARQGAKFPIKWTAPEAALYGKFTIKSDVWSFGILLTELVTKGRVPYPGMNNREVLEQVERGYRMQCPIDCPASLYELMLQCWKQNAEERHTFEYLQAFLEDYFTATEPQYQPGDNL
- the fynb gene encoding tyrosine-protein kinase fynb isoform X3; amino-acid sequence: MGCVQCKDKDEPKLAEGDGSMTFPTGHGHFDSAHHLSPAFGAASIPNYNNFTTSGSSLSVFGGANIHTQTHTGVLHTQRAAGVTLFVALYDYEARAEDDLTFRKGEKFQIINNTEGDWWEARSLTTGGSGYIPSNYVAPVDSIQAEEWYFGKLGRKDAERQLLSPGNQRGSYLIRESETTKGAFSLSIRDWDEVKADHVKHYKIRKLDSGGYYITTRSQFQTLQQLVQHYSERAAGLCFRLVSPCHKGMPRLTDLSMKTKDVWEIPRESLQLIKRLGNGQFGEVWMVHADGLCYHLSGVCVSYTPETVGLTHDTWEIARETLQLDVKLGAGCFADVWCGTWNGNTKVAVKTLKPGTMSPESFLEEAQIMKNLRHDKLVQLYAVVSEEPIYIVTEYMSKGSLLEFLKGAEGQVLKLPNLVDMAAQVAGGMAYIERMNYIHRDLRAANILVGENLVCKIADFGLARLIEDNEYTARQGAKFPIKWTAPEAALYGKFTIKSDVWSFGILLTELVTKGRVPYPGMNNREVLEQVERGYRMQCPIDCPASLYELMLQCWKQNAEERHTFEYLQAFLEDYFTATEPQYQPGDNL
- the fynb gene encoding tyrosine-protein kinase fynb isoform X2, with translation MGCVQCKDKDEPKLAEGDGSMTFPTGHGHFDSAHHLSPAFGAASIPNYNNFTTSGSSLSVFGGANIHTQTHTGVLHTQRAAGVTLFVALYDYEARAEDDLTFRKGEKFQIINNTEGDWWEARSLTTGGSGYIPSNYVAPVDSIQAEEWYFGKLGRKDAERQLLSPGNQRGSYLIRESETTKGAFSLSIRDWDEVKADHVKHYKIRKLDSGGYYITTRSQFQTLQQLVQHYSVHADGLCYHLSGVCVSYTPETVGLTHDTWEIARETLQLDVKLGAGCFADVWCGTWNGNTKVAVKTLKPGTMSPESFLEEAQIMKNLRHDKLVQLYAVVSEEPIYIVTEYMSKGSLLEFLKGAEGQVLKLPNLVDMAAQVAGGMAYIERMNYIHRDLRAANILVGENLVCKIADFGLARLIEDNEYTARQGAKFPIKWTAPEAALYGKFTIKSDVWSFGILLTELVTKGRVPYPGMNNREVLEQVERGYRMQCPIDCPASLYELMLQCWKQNAEERHTFEYLQAFLEDYFTATEPQYQPGDNL